A stretch of the Tepidisphaeraceae bacterium genome encodes the following:
- a CDS encoding efflux RND transporter permease subunit codes for MGPNLFFSLLVITVSFLPIFVLGEQSGRLFTPLALTKTFAIAAGALLGITIVPVLMVYLIRGKIPKEDRNPLNRWSQKLYEPFFWFVMRHPAITLVTVLLLGASTIYPLSKMGSEFMPPLDECDLLYMPTVDPSVSITKSKELLQQTDKLIKSFPEVVSVHGKIGRADTATDPAPLSMIETVVQLETDRDKWRQRDVNRFFSDWPDWTKFIFTKTFWPESRPINVQELKFGWQDADGTRHPGLNDAVSFPGMANAWPFPIENRINMLSTGIKTPVGIKVLGPDLATLSRLADEAAAAVLTVPGTLSAYLSAPPVATTSTSTSTVRPRPGTG; via the coding sequence GTGGGCCCCAACCTGTTCTTCTCGCTGCTCGTTATCACCGTCAGCTTCCTTCCGATCTTCGTCCTCGGTGAACAGTCGGGCCGGCTGTTTACCCCGCTGGCGCTGACCAAGACCTTCGCGATCGCCGCCGGGGCGTTGCTGGGCATCACGATCGTCCCCGTTCTGATGGTCTACCTGATCCGCGGGAAGATCCCGAAGGAGGATCGCAACCCGCTCAACCGCTGGTCGCAGAAGCTGTACGAACCGTTCTTCTGGTTCGTGATGCGTCACCCGGCCATCACGCTCGTGACGGTGCTGCTGCTCGGGGCCTCCACGATTTACCCGCTCAGCAAGATGGGCAGCGAGTTCATGCCCCCGCTCGATGAGTGCGACCTGCTGTACATGCCGACTGTCGATCCGTCCGTCTCGATCACGAAAAGCAAGGAGCTGCTTCAGCAGACGGACAAGTTGATCAAGTCGTTCCCCGAGGTCGTGTCGGTGCACGGGAAGATCGGCCGCGCCGACACGGCCACCGACCCCGCTCCGCTGTCGATGATCGAGACGGTCGTGCAGCTCGAGACGGATCGAGACAAGTGGCGTCAGCGCGACGTCAACCGTTTCTTCTCCGACTGGCCTGACTGGACGAAGTTCATCTTCACGAAGACCTTCTGGCCCGAGTCCCGCCCGATCAACGTTCAGGAGTTGAAGTTCGGCTGGCAGGATGCGGACGGCACGCGTCATCCCGGCCTCAACGACGCCGTCTCATTCCCCGGCATGGCCAACGCGTGGCCGTTCCCGATCGAGAACCGGATCAACATGCTCTCGACGGGCATCAAGACGCCGGTGGGCATCAAGGTCTTGGGCCCCGACCTCGCCACACTGTCCCGCCTTGCCGACGAGGCGGCGGCGGCCGTGCTTACGGTCCCGGGGACGCTTTCGGCTTACCTGAGCGCACCACCGGTGGCTACTACCTCGACTTCGACATCGACCGTGAGGCCGCGGCCCGGTACGGGCTGA
- a CDS encoding efflux RND transporter permease subunit — translation MTTGDVQDAIQSAVGGMNVTTIVDGPARYPLNLRYARELRDDLPALREVLVPTPTGAQIPLGQIAELSINPGPPMIRSENAQLAAYVFVDIQGRDLGGYVAEARKAVADRVQFPAGYHAQWSGQFEYLEAANRRLSIVIPITLLVIVLLLYISNRSWFRVGVVMLAVPFSMIGAFWFLWALDYNMSLAVWVGIIALLGVDAETGQVMLLYLDTTYDKFVKAGRMRDRYDLIAAVHEGAVKRIRPKTMTVATDMIGLLPLLWATGTGADVTRRLVAPLIGGITVSFIMELLVHPVIFYLYKRWQHRHEWARTSSPAYATAPGAMVPA, via the coding sequence CTGACCACCGGCGACGTACAGGATGCGATCCAGTCGGCCGTGGGCGGCATGAACGTCACGACGATCGTTGACGGCCCGGCCCGGTACCCGCTCAACCTGCGATACGCCCGTGAACTGCGCGACGACCTGCCCGCCCTTCGTGAGGTGCTCGTTCCCACCCCCACGGGGGCGCAGATTCCCCTCGGCCAGATCGCCGAGCTTTCGATCAACCCCGGCCCACCGATGATCCGTAGCGAGAATGCCCAACTCGCGGCGTACGTGTTCGTCGACATTCAAGGACGTGACCTCGGCGGGTACGTTGCCGAGGCCAGGAAGGCCGTCGCCGATCGCGTGCAGTTCCCTGCCGGCTACCACGCGCAGTGGTCCGGCCAGTTTGAATACCTTGAGGCCGCTAACCGACGACTGTCAATCGTCATCCCGATCACGCTTTTGGTCATCGTGCTGCTACTCTACATTAGCAACCGCAGCTGGTTCCGCGTTGGGGTGGTCATGCTCGCGGTCCCGTTCAGCATGATCGGCGCGTTCTGGTTCCTCTGGGCATTGGATTACAACATGAGCCTCGCTGTCTGGGTTGGCATCATCGCTTTGCTCGGCGTTGATGCTGAGACGGGGCAGGTCATGCTCCTCTACCTCGACACGACCTATGACAAGTTCGTGAAGGCGGGACGAATGCGCGACCGGTATGACCTGATCGCCGCAGTCCACGAGGGTGCCGTCAAGCGCATCCGCCCTAAGACGATGACCGTCGCCACGGACATGATCGGTCTTCTCCCGCTGCTCTGGGCCACCGGCACCGGCGCCGACGTTACCCGCCGCCTTGTCGCCCCCCTGATTGGCGGGATCACGGTGAGTTTCATCATGGAGCTGCTCGTCCACCCCGTGATCTTCTACCTCTACAAGAGGTGGCAGCACCGGCACGAGTGGGCGCGAACGTCGTCGCCGGCATATGCGACTGCACCGGGAGCAATGGTGCCTGCGTAG